A genomic window from Glycine max cultivar Williams 82 chromosome 17, Glycine_max_v4.0, whole genome shotgun sequence includes:
- the LOC100306141 gene encoding uncharacterized protein LOC100306141: MRSIPIPPTTTTNTLAPTSSTVVVVTTMTTMTNKTSVPSAWHSPVPYLFGGLAAIMALIALALLMLACSYWRLTQESNNNNNNNVVKEGDDDSEKKEQPKVYEEKILVIMAGDHNPTFLATPSSSFGCCSNFDHKKHLGNSEDSNNSYKETVDDHVVLNATHESGSARHDQHSENL, encoded by the coding sequence ATGAGAAGCATTCCTATTCCTCCAACAACCACAACCAATACATTAGCACCAACAAGTTCTACAGTGGTGGTGGTGACAACAATGACAACGATGACGAACAAAACCTCTGTTCCTTCTGCATGGCACTCTCCAGTGCCCTACCTCTTCGGAGGCCTCGCTGCCATTATGGCTCTCATAGCCTTGGCACTGTTGATGCTCGCTTGCTCCTATTGGAGGCTCACACAAGAGagtaataacaataacaacaacaacgtgGTGAAAGAGggtgatgatgattctgaaaagaAGGAACAGCCTAAGGTGTACGAGGAGAAGATCCTAGTCATCATGGCCGGGGATCACAACCCAACCTTCTTGGCCACCCCTTCATCCTCCTTTGGTTGTTGTAGCAATTTCGATCACAAAAAACACCTAGGAAATTCCGAGGATTCCAACAACTCCTACAAAGAAACTGTGGACGACCATGTTGTTTTGAATGCTACACATGAAAGTGGAAGTGCTCGACATGATCAAcatagtgaaaatttatga